The genomic DNA tgtgagtgtgtgtgagtgtgtgtgtgtgtgtgtgtgtgtgtgtgtgtgtgtgtgtgtgtgtgtgatgaaaatgGAGATAAAAgtgagatgatgaagatgatggtgtAAGGATAAGGGTTGAAGATGGTGCTGATGAAAATGAAGATGACGAAGATGACGAAGATGATGAAGTTGGTGTAGGGGTGAGTGAGTGGCCTaactggtgatgatgaagataatgacgaagaagaagatgatgactTTTTCTAAGGGTACACACACCTGATATGGCGAAGCCGCTGAAGCCCACGGCCAGCACGAGGAAGGAGATGGCCATACCCTTACTGTGGGAATAGCCAACTACAAGCAGCAGAGTCGCCTCCATACCAAACCCTGCAGAcggagaagaaacacacacacacacacacacattatcagcAACAGAGTCGCCTCCATACTAGACCCTGCAGAcggagaagaaacacacaaacacacacacgcacgcacaaacgcacatgcacacactcacacactcatatacacacacacacacacacacacatgagggtCTCTGGACTCACCTCCACAGTTCATGATCTTCCTGACGTTGGTGGTGGACATGAGGTTGTTGGCACGCAGGTAGTCGGCCAGCTGACCCCCGATGGGCACGATGATGGTCATCACCAAGTGTGGCAGCGCCGACACCATGccaacctgaacacacacacaccagaggcagaaacacacagtcaggtgacacgcagaaacacacaccaggaaacTCAGTCAGTGTGGTGAtgagcatcaacacacacaccagtttacCCAAAGCCTACCTGACCAATCAGACCAGTTTACCCAAAGCCTACCTGACCAATCAGACCAGTTTACCCAAAGCCTACCTGACCAATCAGACCAGTTTACCCAAAGCCTACCTGACCAATCAGACCAGTTTACCCAAAGCCTACCTGACCAATCAGACCAGTTTACCCAAAGCCCACCTGACCAGTCAGACCAGTTTACCCAAAGCCTACCTGACCAATCAGACCAGTTTACCCAAAGCCCACCTGACCAATCAGACCAGTTTACCCAAAGCCTGTCTGACCAATCAAGGCTGAACGTATACAATGCCTAACTGACCAATCagggctgtgtgtaccaaaacCCTAACTGACCAATCAGACCAGTTTACCCAAAGCCTAATTGACCAGTCAGGGCTGACCGTACCCAAGCCTAACTGACCAATCAGGGCTGTGTGTACCCAAAGCCTAACTGACCAATCAGGGCTGTGTGTACCCAAAGCCTAACTGACCAATCAGGGCTGTGTGTACCCAAGCCTAACTGACCAATCAGGGCTGTGTGTACCCAAAGCCTAACTGACTGCTCGGAGCtgtgacagacaaacagccgATGGGTATGCTATTTACCCACCATCCTCAGCAAGGTGAGGCCAATAagatgcagaggagaggagagccaatACTACATGAATAATTCACACTCCTCCCTCAGCCCACCGGGACAGGGAAAGGTCACCTCataccttaaacacacacacacacacacacacacacacacttctctctcataaacacacagagacacacacacacacactcacacctttgtctctccctctctcatacacacatgcacaaatgcacactcacacacagacgtgtgtacagagagagagagagagagagagagagagagagagagactgagatggggcagactggaagagagaaagactaaaTATTCACAGTGTCTCACCATGACTCTCCACTTTACTGACTACGGTCAgagtctgcctctctctttctatatatttatatatgtgtgtaaggCTTGTTCATACATAGGCTAATgttcacatgcacgcacacacacacacacacacacacacacacacacacacacatacgtacatactgatggaaccgaatattgctattctactattttgtatcatctgattctgtaagtcatacccctggatgtgtactctgtctgtacCCTGAACCGCCTCCTTTCTGCtatcaacaaccccccccccctcacatacccatacacacacacacacacacacacactcatatttcaGGAGTTGCTGCTGCCCATTACAgtccacacacagcagctgatTCCACTGGCGATCATGTCAGGCTCAGTTCCGGCCCGGTCATGGTGCTGCGGATCAGTGCCAGATCAGGTCTGCTACCTGAGGAGTACCATGCCACTCCTCACCGGTCCAACCCaaaccacactgacacacacaccctgtagtTTATCCcccttctatttctctctctcttacacacacacacacacacacaaacacacacacacacacacacacacacacatgcactgccaAAACCTTTCTATTCCCCCTCATCAAGCAAATATGTCAGCATCCAAAATAAGTTTTTGTCAAGCTTTATCCTGCAGATtttaagtacacacacaaacacacacgtacaaacacacagatacacatccTCTCTACCAGGTCCCTTCAGGAGCCATCTGTGATAGTCAGAGTAagcttgtcttgtgtgtgtgtgtgtttgtgtgtgtatgtgtgtgagtgtgtgtgtgtgtgtgagtgtgtgtgtgagtgtgtgtgtgagtgtgagtgtgagtgtgtgtgtgtgtgtgtgtgtgtgtgtgtgtgtgtgtgagtgtgtgtgtgagtgtgtgtgtgtgtgagtgtgtgtgtgagtgtgtgtgtgagtgtgtgtgtgtgtgtgtgtggtgtgtgtgtgcgtgcgtgtgtgtgtgtgttatgtcctcACCTTGCTGATCTCGAAGCCGAACACCTCCTCGAAGTAGGCCGGCTGGCTGATGAGCAGCAGGTAGAAGGTCCAGCTGCGGCAGAAGTTGGCCACAATGATGGCGTACACCGGCATGGAGGTGAAGAACTTCTTCCAGGGGGTCTTAAATTTCTGCAccggacaaaacacacacacacacacgtacgcacgcacacacacacacacaggcacccgcacacacacacgcacgcacaggcgcatacacacacacacgcgtgcgcacacatacacacacatgttgtggtGAATTAGGGATCTCATCATATTGTGCTTTTGGATTAATCTCTTTTCTGAAACCAACATGTAGGCTAAGGATGGACATGAGGTCTGGAGCAGATTGTAACTTTAAATGCCTATTTATTCcactgaacacaacacaacatacgtTTAAACTGGGCTAGCCTGATGTAGCATCTTAGCATCAGTTGTCATTGCCATGACTACAGTGGACACAGTTTGGAAGCAGAACCACAGTTAACACAGAGAATATGGGATGGCAGAACCCAGGTTGTAATCATCCAGAAGTTTCTCCCTGACCTTTGTACCCCTAAATATGACAGCAGTGGGAAAGTCACCATGAATAATGTGTAAAAGATCACCATTAATAATGTGGGAAAGAGAATTAAGattagtgtgtgggggggcgtgagtgtgtgtgtgagtgagtgtgtgtgtgggagtagggattaaaatgagaaagtgtgtgtgtgtgtctgtctgtctgtctgtcagccttaAGTAGGGCAGACATATTTGATTCCAGTTCATCTTCAAAGGGCATATGTTTTGagtctcagccaatcagcacatcAGACACATTCTCCTTTCGCACATATTCCAAGCGAGCTCTGGACCAAtcagaagaggggagaggacagagaagaaggggatgcagagagagagagacagagagaggcgaAGGAGTGAAgaagtgatgaagaggatggtgTGAGGAAGGCTGACCTCGGCCGGGCCCAGTAGCTTGGCGCTCTCTCCTATGCTCTCCTCGATGTAGGTGCGCTCCTCTTCTGTGATGGTGGGGTGGTCAGCAGGGCTCTCGTACGACACCAGGACCCAGAACATGTACCAGAATATCCCACAAACccctacagagagggagagagagagagagagagagagacagagtgggagagagagagagagagagagagaaagaaggagacagagagagagagagagggagacagattgggagagagagacagagagagagagagaaggagtgagagatcgagggagagggagggggagcgagagagagagagagagggagacagagtgggagagagatagagagagaaggagtgagagatagagggagaaagtgaaggagagtgagagagagagagagaggagcagggaagTAGCTCATTTAGAGATATCAGATATTTGAGACAATATCTAGAGTTACAACACATTCACTAGCCCTTCACTACCCGTTCAACACATCCAGCCAGAAAACTCAGATCACCATGTCAGATCCAAACAGACTGATGGGTTATGTCTGCTCCACCAATCAAATCCCCGACCTTTCACGCTATTTAAATCTGTCACCCGCCTCATCACACTCTGAGTAATtcaatatgggggggggggggatatgggCTGGCACAGACTCATGGAAACATCCAGGAATAAATCAATACACAGCTTACATCTGCAAACCCATCCGATTTCACTggaattccacacacacacaccacacacacacacacacacacaccacacacacacagcgcacacacacgcacgcacacacacacacacacacacacacaccacacgcgcgcacacaccacacaacacacacacacacacacacccgctcacacacaccacacacacacacacacgctcacgctcacaaacacaaacacacacacacactatctctcacacacacacacacactctctctctcacacacacacacacacacacacacacacacacacagacacactctctctctctctcacacacacacacacacacacacaaacacacacacacacacacacacacacacatttcactcacCGTAGACATAAAAGACAGAGGACCAGCCGTGTACTGCACTAGGATCCCCGCCATGGGGCATGGCAATCACAGCACCAGCATAGGagcctgtgggagagagagagggggactcttattcatttatacatttattagtattttattattattacatatttatatatatcatAGGAGCCTGAGAGACAGATGTTTtacttgtatatatatatatatatatattttttttttacttccataGCTCCATGTCAAAGATTTGTATATATTACCTATTACCTATATTACCTATAGTATATTTGTTGTATTGCATGTCCATTGCATTGCTATGGCAACACTGTTAcaatcagagagagggatggagagaaaaaaagaaacagaacaggagaaagag from Clupea harengus unplaced genomic scaffold, Ch_v2.0.2, whole genome shotgun sequence includes the following:
- the LOC122130483 gene encoding vesicular glutamate transporter 2.1, coding for MFWVLVSYESPADHPTITEEERTYIEESIGESAKLLGPAEKFKTPWKKFFTSMPVYAIIVANFCRSWTFYLLLISQPAYFEEVFGFEISKVGMVSALPHLVMTIIVPIGGQLADYLRANNLMSTTNVRKIMNCGGFGMEATLLLVVGYSHSKGMAISFLVLAVGFSGFAISGFNVNHLDIAPRYASILMGISNGVGTLSGMVCPLIVGAMTKHKTREEWQYVFLIAAMVHYGGVIFYGLFASGEKQPWADPELTSDEKCGFIEEDELAEETGDIMQSYNAAGGPAKSYGATTQLNGGWAEGWEKTEEYVQEGGQQAGYGGYS